A genome region from Penicillium psychrofluorescens genome assembly, chromosome: 3 includes the following:
- a CDS encoding uncharacterized protein (ID:PFLUO_005047-T1.cds;~source:funannotate) — protein MADTAAELKELFAASAPGGLPDDVVAELQSILRVHSITAEELFYKWESYSIKMGEEFKLNLETVRAFKQDVQEALERETRGKTGRQDQKRSTITATPRAGAGSDMFGMLDQLTPNAANGRAMNGANGSVKRKADFSSPATPRVGKVTKNESPVGVKTPGSAINGDTGVGGMKPVSFAERTNPGQTLETLNAHLPLPEAPIAPFSEARIRPTANTDLKKFGYKPMGMRLSEASEILDDRIDEFAAILQKQYDSDDINFGSAATQSTSEIIAVGRIASDSLEGKLNPASMVLETSRRTGAGRRVPLKVDSVPSVNFFPGQIVALRGINPSGDYFTVKEALPMPLLPPAASSAVALDGINERLDGDANPPLNVMVAAGPFTADDNLDFEPLQELCQKAAGNYADSLVLLGPFLDIEHPLLSSGDFDLPDIKGLDPDTATLATVFRHLISAPLSRLAAAVPSITIVMVPSVRDALSRHVSWPQEQLLKKDLGLPKQVRMVSNPVTLSFNEVVVGMCSHDVLSELRREEVLHGRPVEGNLLTRLPKYLIEQRHFFPLFPPSARSNLPKPTTDAGLATGAMLDLPYMKLGEWWNVRPDVLIIPSMLPPFVKVVDSVLVINPGTLSKRRAAGTFAQMAVHPRLVGEDEREQKQLGHKLYERARVDVNRI, from the exons ATGGCCGACACAGCCGCAGAGCTCAAGGAGCTATTCGCAGCTTCTGCTCCCGGTGGCCTGCCCGACGACGTCGTCGCCGAGCTCCAGTCGATTCTGCGCGTACACTCGATCACCGCGGAGGAGCTCTTCTACAAATGGGAGTCCTACAGTATCAAGATGGGCGAGGAGTTCAAGTTGAACTTGGAGACAGTGCGTGCATTCAAGCAGGATGTGCAAGAGGCCCTGGAGCGTGAAACTCGCGGCAAGACTGGCCGCCAGGACCAGAAACGGAGTACCATCACGGCAACCCCGCGGGCTGGCGCGGGCTCTGATATGTTTGGGAT GCTGGACCAACTCACGCCCAATGCTGCAAATGGTCGCGCCATGAACGGAGCTAATGGTTCCGTgaagcgcaaggccgacTTCTCCTCCCCCGCCACCCCGAGGGTTGGTAAGGTGACGAAGAATGAATCACCAGTCGGCGTAAAAACCCCAGGTTCTGCAATCAATGGTGATACCGGAGTCGGTGGAATGAA ACCGGTGTCGTTTGCCGAACGAACAAATCCCGGTCAGACATTGGAAACACTGAATGCGCATTTGCCGCTCCCAGAAGCTCCTATCGCTCCATTCTCAGAGGCGCGCATTCGACCCACGGCGAACACGGACCTCAAGAAATTCGGATATAAGCCCATGGGAATGCGGTTGTCGGAGGCATCGGAGATTCTGGACGACCGAATCGACGAGTTTGCCGCGATCTTGCAAAAACAATACGACTCCGATGATATCAACTTCGGAAGTGCTGCTACCCAGAGTACGAGCGAGATCATCGCAGTGGGACGTATTGCTTCGGATAGTCTAGAAGGCAAGCTGAACCCAGCTTCAATGGTTCTCGAGACATCGCGCCGAACTGGAGCTGGGAGACGTGTTCCTCTAAAAGTCGACTCGGTGCCTTCAGTGAACTTCTTTCCCGGTCAAATCGTGGCTCTTCGAGGTATCAACCCCTCGGGTGACTACTTTACCGTCAAAGAGGCCCTTCCCATGCCTCTCTTGCCACCAgccgcatcctccgccgtggCTTTGGATGGTATCAATGAACGTCTGGATGGAGACGCCAACCCGCCATTAAACGTCATGGTGGCGGCTGGGCCGTTTACGGCAGACGACAACCTGGACTTTGAGCCGTTGCAAGAGCTCTGCCAAAAGGCAGCAGGTAACTACGCGGACAGTCTGGTCCTGCTGGGTCCGTTCCTAGATATTGAGCACCCGCTGCTCTCATCGGGTGATTTTGACCTTCCAGATATCAAGGGTCTCGACCCGGACACGGCCACTCTCGCTACCGTCTTCCGTCATCTCATCTCTGCACCACTCTCACGGCTTGCCGCGGCAGTGCCCAGCATCACGATCGTCATGGTGCCATCCGTGCGCGACGCATTAAGTCGGCACGTATCCTGGCCGCAGGAGCAACTCCTCAAGAAAGACCTCGGTCTGCCCAAGCAGGTCCGCATGGTCTCCAACCCGGTTACACTGTCCTTCAACGAGGTGGTCGTCGGCATGTGCTCGCACGACGTGCTCTCCGAGCTGCGTCGCGAGGAAGTCCTGCACGGCCGGCCCGTCGAGGGCAACCTGCTCACGCGTCTGCCCAAATACCTCATTGAACAACGGCACTTCTTCCCCTTGTTCCCACCAAGTGCACGCTCGAACCTGCCCAAGCCTACCACCGACGCCGGCCTGGCTACCGGCGCGATGCTGGATCTGCCCTACATGAAACTGGGAGAGTGGTGGAATGTCCGGCCAGACGTATTGATTATACCGAGCATGCTGCCACCGTTTGTCAAG GTCGTCGATAGCGTCCTGGTCATCAACCCGGGCACTCTATCCAAACGCCGCGCTGCAGGCACCTTCGCGCAAATGGCTGTCCACCCACGGCTggtcggcgaggatgaaCGCGAGCAGAAACAACTGGGCCACAAGCTCTATGAACGGGCCCGGGTGGACGTCAACCGGATCTAG
- a CDS encoding uncharacterized protein (ID:PFLUO_005048-T1.cds;~source:funannotate) — MAVDAPDAVAPPPYTKDDIPETGTAATAAATEQTANLDELNLPTSAADGLIQKPFPKPLNDAKPEAPPQLTSDQQSKYEAVLKAVKSWTTLPTTSEKNSAAAPITDDERMWLTRECLLRYLRATKWTVAEAEARLQRTLTWRREYGIQKLTPDYISVENETGKQVILGFDIHGRPCLYLLPSKQNTEKSDRQVEHLVFMLERVIDLMGPDQETLALLVNFSETSSGQNASVGQGKQTLNILQNHYPERLGRALVINVPWLIWGFFKLITPFIDPLTRTKLKFNEDLTQHVPPNHLMKNVGGNVEFRYDHAAYWPALNALAEQRRTAYRERWIQGGKQIGEIENYLKGADTPSLSQAQGQTSEKA, encoded by the exons ATGGCTGTCGATGCCCCTGACGCCGTGGCGCCTCCACCATATACCAAGGATGACATCCCTGAGACCGGCACTGCTGCTACTGCGGCTGCGACGGAGCAGACCGCGAACCTCGACGAATTGAATCTTCCAACCTCCGCCGCAGACGGTCTCATTCAGAAGCCGTTCCCGAAGCCACTGAACGACGCAAAACCGGAAGCACCACCGCAATTGACTTCCGACCAGCAATCCAAATACGAGGCTGTGCTCAAGGCAGTTAAGTCATGGACCACGCTCCCGACAACCTCCGAGAAGAACTCCGCAGCCGCCCCGATCACGGACGACGAACGCATGTGGTTGACCCGCGAATGCCTCCTTCGATATCTGCGCGCAACCAAGTGGACTGTGGCTGAGGCCGAGGCGCGTCTCCAGCGCACACTAACGTGGCGCCGAGAATACGGAATCCAGAAATTGACCCCGGACTATATCTCGGTCGAAAATGAGACGGGCAAGCAAGTTATTCTGGGCTTTGACATTCACGGCCGGCCCTGTCTGTACCTCTTGCCGAGTAAACAGAACACGGAGAAGAGTGACCGTCAGGTGGAGCATCTCGTGTTCATGCTGGAGCGGGTCATTGATCTTATGGGCCCTGACCAGGAGActctggcgctgctggtgaATTTCAGTGAGACCAGCTCGGGCCAAAATGCCTCCGTGGGTCAGGGGAAGCAGACCCTTAATATCCTGCAAAATCATTACCCAGAGAGACTCGGTCGTGCGCTAGTCATCAATG TGCCGTGGCTTATCTGGGGGTTCTTCAAGCTGATCACCCCGTTCATCGACCCGCTAACCCGGACAAAGCTCAAGTTCAATGAGGACCTCACTCAGCACGTCCCGCCGAACCATCTTATGAAGAACGTGGGTGGCAATGTCGAATTCCGGTACGATCATGCTGCCTACTGGCCTGCTCTGAATGCACTGGCCGAGCAGCGACGTACTGCCTACCGTGAGCGCTGGATTCAGGGCGGCAAACAGATCGGTGAGATCGAGAATTACCTCAAGGGTGCGGACACGCCGAGTCTGTCGCAAGCTCAGGGGCAGACAAGTGAAAAGGCTTAA